A region of the Synechococcus sp. PCC 7502 genome:
CCTACCCCTGTTACCGATGCTGAGGAATTCTTTTCAGAAACCTGTACCCCAGAAATTTGCTCTGTAAGTAAAGCAACCTTTTTTTCTAATTGCTTATCACAGGTTAGCTGCAACACTCTAGGATTTCCAGATTCTAGTGCCTCTATAATAAAATTTACTAGTGCGAAGGCATCATCTTTTTCCTTGCGTTCAACGGTTACAGGTATGGGATTACCCTTTAGAGATAGCTCAATTGCAAACATTTAGATTTGGTTACTTATTTTTTTATGCTGATACCTCTAGTATGCCAGTGCTTAGGGTTTTTCATCAAGATTTGTCTAAATCTAATTAATCCAATTACAGCTATAGCAAGTCTCAATATAATATTTCCTTAAGTTTATGGAGTTTTTATGTTAGCAAATTTACTTAAACATCAACTTGGCTTGAAGTTATTAGTACTATTAGGTTTAATTGCAGTGTCCCCAGTGCGGGCAGAGACTTGTCACCCTTTGAATGTAATTGGTGGAGACGGTGTTAAGGTGCGAAAAACTGTGTCACCCATCAGTACCTTAGTAACCAATAATAACTGGAATACTGATTTTGCAGTTTCGGGTGGAGTTATCTTTAATCGCTATGTCGCTACAGTTATCCCAGAGAATAATGCCAACTACGACCTTAAGCTGATTTTGAAGTTTAGCGATAATACCACCAGCGAGTTTTACAATAAAAGCAATGTTGCAGTCAAAGTTAACAAGCCAGTAACAATGGTCGGTGAACCTCGTTCCCAAACTGAACCTTACCAAATTAATGTTTTTGTCGGTGGTATCAATGCGATCGGTAATACCTATACTGTCTCGGTAATTGGTTGTCGCTAATCAAACTGATTTTAAGATCAACTTAAAGCACCTTATGGGTATGGGAGTGCTGTTTAACATTGTCTTCAGTATTTACAACTCGTTCAGCGTTAAGTACCCGTTTTTTATCCAAAGAGAAATTAAACTTGCTATAGGTTTCCCCAATGGGAATAAACTGCTTTGATGCTGGACGATTTTTATAGGTTCGAGCCGCAGCGATCGCCCGTTCGGCAAATTCGTTACAAATCTGGACATCTTGGTTAAATAAACTGGGAAGAGTTACAGAGCCATCTTCTTTTAAAACTTCACCAATACTAGTACTGTAAGCCAACTCATAAGACGTGGGAATCTGTTTCCAAATTGCTTCCAAGGCGGCGGAGGGAATTGGTTCCACAACTTTAACCTTTAATACTTCACCATCGGACTTAATAAAACAATTAGCTATGCCCAGGACAATATAATCGGCAGGCTCAAGCTCTGGGGCATTTTTATACATAGATTCTTTAAAATTCGGTTATTCAAAATTAGTCAGTCAAAATTAATTCAAAAACTAGTTAAATTATTATATGACTATTACCCAACCGCATAAATTATGTTCAACGTCACCGCCCTTTTAATTGATGACTTTGTCAGGCAACTAACATCGGGATATAGTCGCACCTTTGGGGGCTACAAACATGACTTTGCGGAAATTATTGCTTGGGCAGGAAGTATGGCTTTAGAAAATATCGCCACCAGTGATGCCCTTTACCATAATGTTGAACATACAATTTTGGTTACCCTAGTCGGTCAGGAAATTTTACGCGGAAAGCATATTCGCGAGGGGAAAGTATCTCCGGAGGATTGGCTGCATTTTATTATTTCCTTGGTATGCCATGACATTGGCTATGTCAAAGGAGTATGTAGGCAGGATCAAGGTGGGAGATATGCCACAGGAGTTAATAATTGTTTAGTAGATTTACCCATTGGCGCATCCGATGCCAGCCTAACCCCCTATCATGTTGACCGAGGTAAGTTATTCATCCTTGAGCGTTTTGGTGGACATAGTTTAATTCAAGCTGAAAAGATTATTGATAACATTGAACTTACCCGATTTCCCGTCCCCGAAACTAGCGATCGCCAAGATACTAGTAGCTATAAAGGACTGGTAAGAGCCGCAGACCTAATTGGACAACTGAGTGATCCTCGCTACTTAAATAAAATTGGGGCATTGTATTACGAGTTTGAAGAAACAGGGGTAAATAAAGTTTTGGGGTATGACCATCCGGGCGATCTGCGCCGAGATTACCCGAAGTTTTACTGGACAAGTGTCTATCCATTTGTGAAGGATGCGTTGTACTATCTTTCCCTAACCCAACAGGGACAGGAAATCATGGCTCATCTGTATGCCAATGTATTTGTGGTTGAGCATGAGAAGCTATATGTATCTTGAGTTCACAACATTACTTGCTTAATTACTTGTTTAATTGAAACTACTTAAATATGAACAATCCCAACCCTAAGATTTTAGTGACTGGTGGTGCTGGCTATATTGGTTGTCATGCTGTATCGGCATTACAAAAGGCTGGTTATGAGGTTTTAATCTTAGATAATTTGGTATATGGACACCGTTACATTGCCGAAGAAGTCCTTAAGGCAGAATTAATTGTGGGAGATACAAGCGATCGCCCATTATTAGATCAAATTTTCTCAACCCATAATATTGCTGCGGTGATGCACTTTGCTGCCTATGCCTATGTGGGGGAGTCGGTGACTAATCCTGCCAAATACTATAGAAACAATGTGGTTGGTACCCTAACTTTACTAGAGGCAATGGTGGAGGCAAATGTTAACCAGTTTGTATTTTCTTCCACCTGTGCTACCTATGGAGAGCCAAACCAAGTTCCCATTCCTGAAAGCCATCCCCAAAACCCCATTAATCCCTATGGCATGAGTAAATTAATGGTGGAGCATATACTTAAAGATTTTGATACTGCCTATAACCTCAAGTCCGTAGCATTTCGTTATTTTAATGCAGCGGGTGCTGATCCAGAGGGCAAAATGGGTGAAGATCACAATCCAGAAACCCATCTAATTCCTTTGATTTTGGCAACTGCCCTCGAACAAAGGGATCATATTTCTGTGTTTGGCTCAGACTACCCTACCCCTGATGGGACCTGTATTCGGGATTATATCCATGTTAATGACTTAGCTGATGCCCATGTTTTAGGCTTAGAGTATTTACGCAAAGGTGGAGAAACTACAGCTTTTAACCTTGGTAATGGGAATGGCTATTCTGTTAAAGAAGTAATTGAGACAGCTAAAAAAGTTACGCAAAAACCTATTAATGTCGTGATTAGCGATCGCCGTGCGGGAGACCCACCTGTATTGGTTGGTAGTAGTGATAGAGCCAGGAATATTCTAGGATGGCAGCCTCAATATGCTGATCTAGAGAAAATTCTTAAACACGCATGGTATTGGGCAAATCGTTAACTGTTAATCCAACTAGCAGGCAATGGCAAAACTTGATTTTACCTGTTTGCGGAGATGCAGTTGGCGTTCATTTTGATTCCAATATACATAATCAAAAATCTGGTGCATAATATACACTCCTCTGCCACACTCTGCTTCCAAGCAGGGAGCTTGAGGTTCAGGTAAAGCCTTGATTTCAGTACCTTGATCCTTAACAACCCAGTGATAGGATTCGGCTGACATAAAGAATTCTATCGTTACTTGCCGGGAACTATCTAGTTGATTACCATGCTTAACTGCATTTACTAAAGCTTCTTGGAGTCCTAACCTCAGGATAAAATGCCACTCTTCGGGAACATCTGCTAGTAGCAAGTCTAGGATAGGACTAGTGTAAAGTGTAGAATCAAAACAAAGCGTGTAAGCAGTATGCGCCTCAATTGATGTAACAGCCACGCTTAGAACCTCCTGTCCACACTCTATTAATATCATTATAGCCTAACTATGGTCGTCGAGAATTAAATTGACTAAGTAAGGTTACTTAAATTTTCTAAAGTTTTACCTATTGCATGTTTGATCTTAATGAACTACAAATACCTGCCTATCTAGTCGGTGGGTGGGTGCGCGATCGCCTTTTTAATCGAACTTCTAAGTACTTAGATTTAGATTTTGTGTTACCTGAGCAGGTTGTAGAAACGGCAAGGAGAATCGCCAAAAATCATGGAGCAGGGTTTGTGTTATTGGATGCAGAGCGACAAATTGCCCGTGTGGTCTTCAAGGATGGGACGGCAGACTTTGCTCAACAAATGGGAAATTCCATCATTGACGATTTAGGGTGCCGAGACTTTACGATGAATGCGATCGCCATTGATTGCGCCGAACTTTCTACAAGTATCATTAGCCAGATTAAATATTTACCAAAATTAATCGATCCGTTTTCAGGGCAGGCAGATATTGAGAGTAGGCAGATACGGATGCTTAGGGAGTCAAACCTGCGGGCAGACCCTCTCAGAATTTTACGCGCCTATCGTCAAGCTGCTCAACTTGGCTGTGAAATTGAGCCTATAACCCGAAGATGTTTAATTCAGATTGCTCCATCTTTAGAAAATACTGCGGCGGAGCGGGTACGCACAGAACTAAGTTACCTATTGGCATTGGGTGAATCTGGAAGCAGGTGGCTCAGTTTAGCTATTGATGACGGGATTTTAGGGGCATGGATACCAACTAAAAACCTAATGATGGAGCGATTTAAGCTCATAGATGGGGCGATCGCCGAAGTCATAGAGCAATGGCAGGAACTAGATGATTATTTTAACCAGATTCTAAGTAGCGATCACTCGGTTACAGTCATTATTAAACTTGCCGCAATTAGTAACAGTGCTACGGCATTGACATCATTGGGGTTTAGCCGACTCGAACAACGCTGGATCGTGACTTTAATGCGGTATTTACCAATATTTTTAAATTATTTAGATTTAGATCAAAGTATGGTGTCTGCTAGTCAGCAGTATCAATTATTTATGGCTATCAAGGAAATGTTCCCAGCTTTGAGTATTTTGGCGATTGCCTCTGGCAAATCTTTGATTAGTGTCATTCCGTGGCTAAATCGATGGCTTGCTCCTAATGATCCGATCGCTCACCAAATTCCCCTGATCAATGGCGATGACTTAAAAAATGAACTGGGCTTAAAGTCTGGGGCAAAAATTGGCGATGTATTAAACCAACTAAAATTGGCACAGGTTGAGCAAGTTATTACTAATCATGAAAATGCGATCGCCTACGCCAAAACGTTAATTTAATTACTGTCCTTCTACCTTACTGCTGTAATCTGCTGCTGATAGGGCAGAATCTAGTTCGCTCAAGTCTTCTACTTCAACTTTAATCATCCATGAATCACCATAGGGATCATTACCAATGGTTTCGGGCGAGTCAGCTAAGTCATGATTTACTGCTAACACCTTACCAGTTATGGGCGCATATACATCTCCCACAGCCTTTACTGATTCCACAGAGCCGAAGGGTAACCCTTTACTAATAGTTTCACCAACTTCAGGTAATTCAATAAACACCACATCACCCAGTTGATCGATCGCAAAGGCAGTAATTCCAATTGTTGCGACATTACCCTCCAGACGTATATATTCATGGGAGTCGGTGTACTTTAGATCGTCAGGATAGACAAACATATTTAGCTTTTAGTTAATTTTACTCGACTCTTCAAGGATAGGCTCTTCTAAATCAGGAACTCGTTTTGAGAAACCCCATATAAATATTAAGGCAATACAACTTAGCATCAACCATTCGGGGGGAACATAATCATCGGAAAATACCTTAATCAGCAATCTTAGCCCCACTAGAACTACGATTAAATACCCCGCAGGTTCTAAGTTGGAAAATTCACCTAACCATTTAATAAATAAACCCGCTAAAAACCGCAGGGAGATAATGCCAATTACACCTCCTAAGAGTACTAACCAAGTTTCTTGGGCAACTGCCACTGCCGCTGTGACGCTATCTAGGGAAAAGGCTAAATCCGTTAAAGATACAAGTAAGACCACCTCCCATAACTTACTGGCGACTGCCACTGGTTCACCTTCTTCATGCCCTTCACTACTAACAAAGAAATATCTACCCGATAACCACAGTAAGTAAACCGCACCCGCTAATTCAAATTGCCAATATTTAATTACCCAAGTTGCAGTCAAAATTAAGATCACCCTTAAAACAAATGCCCCGATTAATCCGTATCTCAATGCCCATCGTTCCTGCTCGGGATCAGGAAGACTTCTCACAAGGGCAGCTAGGGCGATCGCATTATCTGCGGATAAAATTGCCTCTAATAGCACTAGAACTAAAATAGTGGGTAAAGTTTCAGGGCGAACCGACTCGGGATGAAAATCTATTAATTGAATAAATATTTGAGCTAATTGATCGAACATGGGCAGTCTAAGAGTTTTTTAAAACCAAGCTATATAAATACTGATTATCACTTAACATTAGGCACCTTGAACTATGAACTATAAATGCACTTGCGATCCCCTAGTGAATATTGCACGGTTGTCTTAAATATCGGTATGATTGAGTGCAATCAAATTTTTCAATATAGATTCACTAAATTCACTAATCATTCGATAATCTAAAATTATGGACATTTTAACTTTAGGCTGGGTTGGTCTTTTGGCAGTGTTTACCCTTTCCATTGCTTTTGTGGTTTGGGGACGGAACGGTTTGTAAATATTTGTTATAAATAGTTTTAAACTATGACCGAAACAGCAGTTATTAATGCTTTCTTCTGGGTTGCGATGTTTCTCTTAGCTGGAGTTACGGGTGGCGTGGGTTATTTAACATTTTTAGAATGGCGCGATCGCCGTCGCAATGGACAGGATGGCTCAGAGCTAAAAAATCTAAAACTTAAAAAATTTAAACAAAAACTTAAATAGGAATGACCATGTAACATTTCGTTGCAATTTGCTAGGACTGAAGCTCGTAAATTGTCGATATGATAAAAGATGTGAAAAAATGAAACAAAATGTAATAGGCAAGGAGCTTAGTAATTAGCCTTTAAACTATTACCAGTCTGTTTCCAAGAAATATACATAAGGATTAAATTTATAAATATGAGTCAAGCT
Encoded here:
- a CDS encoding Npun_R2479 family HD domain-containing metalloprotein, coding for MFNVTALLIDDFVRQLTSGYSRTFGGYKHDFAEIIAWAGSMALENIATSDALYHNVEHTILVTLVGQEILRGKHIREGKVSPEDWLHFIISLVCHDIGYVKGVCRQDQGGRYATGVNNCLVDLPIGASDASLTPYHVDRGKLFILERFGGHSLIQAEKIIDNIELTRFPVPETSDRQDTSSYKGLVRAADLIGQLSDPRYLNKIGALYYEFEETGVNKVLGYDHPGDLRRDYPKFYWTSVYPFVKDALYYLSLTQQGQEIMAHLYANVFVVEHEKLYVS
- a CDS encoding CCA tRNA nucleotidyltransferase, producing the protein MFDLNELQIPAYLVGGWVRDRLFNRTSKYLDLDFVLPEQVVETARRIAKNHGAGFVLLDAERQIARVVFKDGTADFAQQMGNSIIDDLGCRDFTMNAIAIDCAELSTSIISQIKYLPKLIDPFSGQADIESRQIRMLRESNLRADPLRILRAYRQAAQLGCEIEPITRRCLIQIAPSLENTAAERVRTELSYLLALGESGSRWLSLAIDDGILGAWIPTKNLMMERFKLIDGAIAEVIEQWQELDDYFNQILSSDHSVTVIIKLAAISNSATALTSLGFSRLEQRWIVTLMRYLPIFLNYLDLDQSMVSASQQYQLFMAIKEMFPALSILAIASGKSLISVIPWLNRWLAPNDPIAHQIPLINGDDLKNELGLKSGAKIGDVLNQLKLAQVEQVITNHENAIAYAKTLI
- the petN gene encoding cytochrome b6-f complex subunit PetN, producing MDILTLGWVGLLAVFTLSIAFVVWGRNGL
- a CDS encoding ATP-binding protein, giving the protein MAVTSIEAHTAYTLCFDSTLYTSPILDLLLADVPEEWHFILRLGLQEALVNAVKHGNQLDSSRQVTIEFFMSAESYHWVVKDQGTEIKALPEPQAPCLEAECGRGVYIMHQIFDYVYWNQNERQLHLRKQVKSSFAIAC
- the galE gene encoding UDP-glucose 4-epimerase GalE, giving the protein MNNPNPKILVTGGAGYIGCHAVSALQKAGYEVLILDNLVYGHRYIAEEVLKAELIVGDTSDRPLLDQIFSTHNIAAVMHFAAYAYVGESVTNPAKYYRNNVVGTLTLLEAMVEANVNQFVFSSTCATYGEPNQVPIPESHPQNPINPYGMSKLMVEHILKDFDTAYNLKSVAFRYFNAAGADPEGKMGEDHNPETHLIPLILATALEQRDHISVFGSDYPTPDGTCIRDYIHVNDLADAHVLGLEYLRKGGETTAFNLGNGNGYSVKEVIETAKKVTQKPINVVISDRRAGDPPVLVGSSDRARNILGWQPQYADLEKILKHAWYWANR
- the gcvH gene encoding glycine cleavage system protein GcvH, with translation MFVYPDDLKYTDSHEYIRLEGNVATIGITAFAIDQLGDVVFIELPEVGETISKGLPFGSVESVKAVGDVYAPITGKVLAVNHDLADSPETIGNDPYGDSWMIKVEVEDLSELDSALSAADYSSKVEGQ